Within Vicia villosa cultivar HV-30 ecotype Madison, WI linkage group LG1, Vvil1.0, whole genome shotgun sequence, the genomic segment ATGTAACATTTTATAGAACCATGTCATGTAACCCTTAACATAGCTCCATTGAGATATGGCCTCATGAGTCCGATACTCTGCCAGTACCAGATGATTTTCAAAATCTGCGAGAATGTCATCCAGGTCTCTGCGGTAGTACGAATTGAAGCAGCTTGGAAGGGTGACCTGGGAATGATCTGTCGTACCCAAACTTATGCATGCATTGCTCGAGCAGATACCTGCACATGATGCTGGTCCCACATGTAAACCATCTAGAGTATAAGGAAATAGGGTAGAATGGAACTCTGTCCCGGTGAGCACCGTATAGCCTCTATTTTACGTCGTCATGCTGAGTGCGATCAATAAATACACGGTACAGCAGGATATGACCATTCCCTCTGCTAGGGACAAATCGACAAGCAAATGGCCAATCATGAGCATAGTACAGGGAATGTTAAAAACCGTAGATGCGGTGATAGTGAGCCAGGATCCATCCCTGAAAACCAATAAGGAAAAAAGTAACAGTAACaagtgaaaaaagaaaaaactagTTTGTAACTTAATAGTGGGATTTAGAAATTACCGTAAGCAGGGTGCATGAACCTGTTATCTGCTTTGTCGTCCATTTGCAAGCTTCGTTCAAGTTGTGGTACAGGTAAACCAAGCACGCTGCCCCTAATTCCACTCGCGAATAAACTCCAAGTCGATGGAATATTTTAGGTAGGTCACATCTACGTAAGTAGCACTTTTGTCCACACACATGGACGTGCCAACCAAGAAAAGGAAGTAACACCTCAGAGCACACTCCCTATGGTAGTCAACCCATAAATCATTGATGTCCGAGTGTTCGGatgttttcaaattttttcataCAATTCTGCCAAATAAGAAAGCATGCTACATCATCTAGTGTAATAGTCATCTCCCCAACGGGGAGGTGGAAAGACGACATCTCACTATGCCATCTCTCAGCAAATGTAGCATGCATGCCCCTGATGATATTGGTGTACCCGAATGCACAAAGACATGCAAGCCCGAAATTTTGGAGTACATTTTGGAACCAGGCATCCTCGGGTTGATAATGGTGAATCTTTCTTGCATGATTCACACATTTCAGATAGTCACGCtcttgttgaaaataaaatataacatgaTCAGTTGAGTTAAAGAAATATAATATAGAGGAAGTTCAAAAATTAAATTGAGGAAGTTCAAAAATATACCTCTCCTTCCCATACATGCGGTGCCACGTGCTCTCTAAAGTATATGAGTAAAGACGTGTTCGTGAGCCCTCCTGGAAACGGGTCTGCAAGGGGGGGGGGACCTTAACAACTGGGACCTGGGGTGCAACTGTCTAATCCTCATCATGGGTCGCACGACTCTGTGATCCCGACTCCCGTGAAATTTGACTCCTAGAGATCAACGTTGATGCCTCCTTATCGTGAGGCAGATGGGGGACGACTGTAGCCTGCTAGTGCTGACGAGCCCTCTCGTGACGAGCTAAGGCAGTTAGGGTGGCTTGCCCAAGTCTCATCCTTCCTTGGTTTCTTTGGTTTTCAGCCATATTCTGAAAAGACATAACAAATTATGACACAGGaaatattttggatatgcatcttCGAACACCTGAAACAACCAAGTTCAAAATTGCATATCCAAAAAAAAGCTTCGTCTGCTTCAAAGGCATAAGTGCTTCTACAACTGCCCTATAGCTTATTCCAACTCAACCAAACTCAACCTAATCATATAAGCAGAGTCTCCAAACACGAACACTAACCTATTTCAGCTATGTAATGCATTAAAACTAATCTATTTGAGCTAATacataaatcaaaatcaaaataagctaaatgaGAAACTTACGCAAAAAAAAAAGATGGTGATGGGTTAAAGTGCTCTGGTGTTGAATGTCGTAGGTAGAAGGAGTTGGAAATGGTAAGAAACAAGTAAATGTAGCTTCAAAACTTGATCTTGAGTGGGAACTTGAAATGGGTACATTGAGGTAGAGAGAAAGTGTATTTTGTGAAAATGAAGAATGAGAAGAGGGAAGAGTTTTGACGCGAGCTTTAAATATGCCCACCAAGACCAGAGATGAATATCTGAActattttcttaatttaaaaaaaaagtattagTCACGAGCTATAATCTataagctaccagctatcagttAGTTTTCCAAACAGAGCCTTAGGCGTGTCGCGGTGTCCGACACTTATATGACACTTATACGACACGCGTTTGAAAAGTTAAACAAGTGTCGGTCAGACACGTATCTCCtaaaaaatggtttttttctTCGACACTCTTTGAAATAATGCCCAAAGCCATATAACATTCATACCACATGTGTTAGATGAGGCAGAGAAGTGTTTCAaacacaaatttatttattttctttgtttcaaTATacctttaaataattttttgaacaAATTTCACATATATCGTACACCTAAAAGTGTTAAATATCTATTGAAGCAatcttattaataaaaaatctatcaataaaaattaaagacattaattataattccaatattttcaattttttataatagataaataaatgaAACTTAAATTATTATCTTATATGTAGCTGTGTGAGTGTGACGTGTGTCTCACTGTCTATGTTGAAGTCCGTTTTCATAGATAGACGATGGATTTGAGACTTTGAGTTTTGTTAtgggttttatttgaaattaatacAAGGAGGCACTACGACGCACAAGGAACTAGGGTGTTTGTTCATCATGAACCACCCAAATGTGAAACTGATCCCACTCAAGCTGATTGAGGTTCTGGTTAAATGAAAGTTCACGTGAATGTTTTTTAACCAATTATAGATATATTTTCCTGTAATTGCTATCATCATTTTGGTTAGGATGATTTAAACGATTGCACTATTCCTTGCATTTTATGTTGAGTCAGATTGTTTTTTCATGTATTCCAAGCTACTTGtgttgtttgtctctgaatcatGTCAACATATAACATTCAACAAAGGCACCTGGAAATTCTGCTAGCTTTGCCTGAGTCTGAGTGAATGTGAATGCCTTATCAAGCCCGTGCCAACGATCCATTACATTTTGACCATATTTACCACACAATTGATGTAGGTCTTGTACCAGGTGAAAATCGACCTCTACCACGAACACTACCTGTTTGATCATTTGCATTCGCTACATTAGCAGTCACAGTTGACACAACGAGTTCTTGCCAGAACTTGTCAAGTTGCGCCTCCTGCACATAGAGAAATGCTTCAACATCATACAACGTGAGAGGTTCTATGGTGCCATACATTTGCATAACAAAAGGATTGTACTCCTTTGATAATTCATCAAGAATGGAGTCAACTTCATCTTACTTTAAGACAACATCACCAACAACTAGTAACGAGTTTGCAATAGCTTTAACATGCAGATCATACTCAGTGATGGAACTATTACCTTGATAGATTTAAATTCAACTCGAAGTTGCCGAACCCTAGCTTTCATGTGAGCATTGAAATATTTGTGAATCTTGTCCCATACTTCAAATGCATGCTTGCAAGACAACACACAAGGTAACATAGATTCAGAGATGGTGGAAAGTAGCCATATGAAGATTGCTTGATCCGGCACTATCCACACCTCATACTCATATGAGTGCTTGCCTTTAACACGGTCTTGTTCCGTCTTGTATTTTTGCTGAATCTAAGGATTCACTACTTATGCACTCTTTCAACTTGCTGATTCTGGAGTAAATAGTTATTCTCCCGCAATTTGATGGAGAGCTCTGGTCCAAAGTAATGTGAACAAACGATGAATCAACTGAGACGACATGAAAACTCTATAACAACGTCTGCGGTGATGCAGCTGTAGCAATGTTTAGGTTCAGCCATGacgaaaggaagaagaaaaggTAATTACAGTTTGAGAAAGAGATAGTAACTGTAACAGAAAACTGTTAAAACAGTTAGAAAGTGGAAAAATTTTTACAAGGTGAATAATACCATAATAGAATTGTAACTATAAACTTCATTGCAGTTAGCATCAATGAGTACTTAACTCTTCCATATGTAAGGTTTTATTATTTATTCACATTCATTCATGAATGGTTTATGCTCCCTCGCACTGCAATGCTAACTATATCTGCATATTATCGTCATCTACATATGATAGTAACTAGTGGAAACTATTACTACTTCAAATACAATCCATAAATTAAGAAACCGGAATACAAATAATTCATTATATTAAGCAGGATTATAATTTTTTCTTTACTATGATAAAATATTTcggatatattttattttttggagTCAAATCAACTATCAAAATTTATTCATACTATATAAAACTAACGTTAAAATTGATGCTATCCAGTGAATTTTACACTAATATCATTACGTTAGAAATAGATTCCCATTTCAAACCATTAATTTGTTTGATACAATTAAAAACTTCCATTAATTAATAACCTTATAAAATATGTGGAGTTTGatcttttatatatatgtttCTTCTATTACACTTCAATTCTAATTAATAATAACTTGCCCCTTAAACAGTTTCACTGAATTTCCTTTACATAACAAATCAATTTAAAGAAAGATTGATATctcaaaaaacaaacaaattaaacttGTTATCATATAAAGTAGTTGATTATTATGGATATCACAATAACATCAAAAGAAACAATCAAACCATCATTTCCTACACCAAATGAACACAAACACTTCAAACTTTGTCTATTTGATCAACTTCAATTAGTAACATATTTACCAATGGTTATGTTTTACCCCAAAAAAGAAGGCCTAACAGAAATCTCCCATTTCATTGCTCAATTAAAAAAATCACTTTCTGAAACACTAACAATTTTCTACCCTGTAGCAGGAAGAAGAAAAAACCACACATTCATCACTTGTAATGATGAAGGTGCTATTTACTTGGAAGCCAAGGTAAACCAAACCATGGTTGAATTCCTCAATCCACCTAAGCTAGAATTTCTAAACAAATTGCTTCCATGCGAGCCTAATAAAATGCATCAAAAtattggagaagaagaagatttacCACAAGTACTTGTTCAAGTTAACATATTCAATTGTGGTGGAGTAGCTATAGGTACTTGTAACCTCCATACCCTCCTCGACGGTTGTTCCGGAAGCCTCTTCCAAACTACATGGGCTGCCATTTGTCGTGGCCGCTCAATCGACGAATTGCCTTGCCCCGATTTCCTTTCCGCTTCTTCCTTCTTTCCTCCTAATGATAACTTAATTTTGCATGATCATGTTGGTAAGAATGATAACGAGGTTCAAAAGAAATGTAGCACAAGAAGATTCGTGTTTGGTTTAGAAGCGATCAACGCTCTACGAGCTAAAGTAAAAGACGACGATTATATTGATAGtgataatgaaaatgatcatGAAAGATCTAAGTCTCCTACAAGATATGAAGTATTGGCTGGTTTTATTTGGAAACACATGACACTAGCATGTAAAATGGAGGGAGGTGTAGATAGCAAAAGACCAGCATTGGCTATACATGTTGTGGACATGAGGAGAAGGATGGGTGAGCCATTTTCTAAATACACTATAGGCAACATTTTGTGGCCAGTGATGGTGTTTTGTGAAGAAGTTAATGAAGAAAGTGATATTAAATATTTGGTTAGAATATGTAAGGAGAAATTTGGGAAGGTTTCAAGGGAATTGTTTATAAGAGTGAAGAATGATACAAGTATGCTAGGGAGCAATGAATGTGTGGATTTGCCACAAGGTGTTGAGACAAAGTGTCCAATTCCAGTTGTTTTGACAAGCTGGTGTGGTTTGAATTTCAGTGAGCTTGATTTTGGTTGGGGGAAGCCTTATTGGGTTGGTGTTAGAGGTGGTGATCAAGAAACACTTCCTAATGTGGCTGTTATTATGGAAACAGATGAAGGAATGGAAGCTTGGTTGACAATGGAAATGGAACATATAGGTAATTTGGAAAATGATATGGAGTTTCTTAGATTAGCTTTGCCTAATCCTAGTGTTTCAAATATTTAGTTATTATGATATATGCAAATGGATTGATTAACAAAGAAATACAACTGAGAATTGATATCCGATGTAATTGGATATTATATTTCAACATACCATAAGCAGTGTTTTAAGACCAGAAGTGTTTTAAAACCCATAACATatcggccggtcggaccggttggGTCGTGAATTAGAGAGTAGAACGGTCTAGTAAAATCATAGGACCGTAGTTGCAATTGATCCGGTGAAAATCAACGTGATCTAGCCAATTCACTAGTTAGAGCAATGAACTGATAGATTTTTTTATTAGACaagttgattttttattttttatgtttttttttgctttattacAATTTGctcctttatttttttaaaaaaattttgatgcttttgttttaaaattcgattttattaatatttataataattacataaagataaaattacaaaaataaaatttagtcaGATTTTAAGAATAATGTaatcttttaatatttaatttggtCAAGGAGAAGATACTTATGTattctttaattaaaatattttcattaaatttggttattattaatcatataatataataatatgatataataatactataaattatcaaaaaatttaaaaaaattatactatcAAAGCAAAATATTTtcacattatttttattatgaattttattattaaaaaaatatatatgttatcgAAGTTGGCGGTATAAatctcattattattattattattattattattattattattattattattattattattattattattattttagtaaaagtcatattttttattcacttttttatttataaatttttatttttatactctatcttatattttttattattcatataaaacataatatttaattatattatatattaatttataatattatatcatataattactttttcaacttttattAATTTATGAGCATCAACAAATTATTATGTTTGaaagttaaaattttatttaagattaTTATTCAACTTATTTACATTAATATGTGTAGATTTTATCATTATGAAATTTAtattaacaattttattttatgatatctTTTTATAATTTGTATAAACTGAATTACAAATCACGCGGTTTGGCCAATAATTCATTAGTCTGACCAGTAACCCAATAATTTAACAACTTGATCGAATTTATGATtggtttgaattttaaaatattaatcataGATATACATTTAACTAATTATTGGATTCGTTCGATGTATGGGAAGTCAATTGTTAgtgattaatatttttaaatataaacttAGAATATCATATAGTATTATATTATAACAAAAATTATTACAACACTCTTTAATTAATgtgatactccctccgtctcattaTAAATGTCTTATTTGAGCTTTGTGcagttttttaagaaaatgatttgatttgttgattttaatgataaaattaatatttactaaaatacccttattttttaTAGGTAGTACAGTAGTTGAAAagcgtgaaagttaataaataggggtatagtagtgaaaaaaataataaatattatattgatattctaaagagacatttattttgaaaaataaaaaaaataaaaatgagacacttattatgagacggaaggAGTATTTGATTAAAAAGTATTAAACAAAattcatatgtatatatataaatgagcTTGATTTGCATATATgtgagtttaaaaatatttgacttttGTAATAAATGTCTTTTGAAAACATATAAATGCACGAATATAATATTGCTGATTGTGTAAAAAacgtttgcatattcaatacaTGTAAATTAAACTCTTCTAAAAATTGAGAGTTCCGGTCCACACTAAAAGCACGAAAGCCCAATAGCAAGGAAAGGAAagaaaattataccccgtacccctacatttatcccaatacccctacaattttaaaaaaatcccaattttgtccttattaaatttaaattttagtgaaccggatatcccaggggtgggtgttccggttccttttttttttccaattttactgaaccggatatcccaggggtgggtgttccggttcctttCTTTTTTCAATGTTGTTATAAGGAATGATCGAAAGCATGTTTTTAATTTGTGTTGGTGAAATTAGAGCTTTTACTTTACCAGTTGAGGAGATTTCTGTGACAATTTTACTCTCAAGTTCTGTTTTTATttgaatataatgtttttttttgttgattcagGGGCCGATCTATTATTCCTGAAGGATCAATGTTGGAAGGTTGTGTTCCATGCCTGGTTTTCGACACTTCTCATCTAATGCATCCACATAGCAAAAATCACGAAAGATGCTCATTTACTTGACAGGCTTGGTCTTTGGAATGGTTGGAATGTCATACGCTGCAGTTCCACTTTACCGGAGATTTTGTCAGGCTTGGTCTTTTTTTTCAAGGGTATACACAATACACCACTAATCTTGAGAAAACAGAACCGGAACACCCAattctgggatatccggttcagtaaaattgaaaaaagaaaggaaccggaacacccacccctgggatatccggttcagtaaaattgaaaaaataaaaggaaccggaacacccacccctgagatatccggttcagtaaaattgaaaaaaaaaataaaaaagaaaagttaaaaatttaataaggacaaaattgggatttttttaaaattgtagggtattgggataaatgtaggggtacggggtataattttcgAAAGGAAAACGATAAGACAATTTATTTATAGATCTCCTACCTTCTTAAAAATAtacaacaaaattttaaaaatgttcaTATATTTCAAAAGTGCATCTTcgaatacatattttttttttgaaaaaaaaaagtgatttcagaTGTACACtttcaaaaacacattttttatgaaaaaaaagatTTCAGAGAtgcacatatattttttttttaaaaataaagagacttcggaagtgcacatCCGTAATCACCCCTTAggatatttcggagatgcacttccaaaaTATTGTCTGATgcagaaaacaaaaaacaaacgaacaaagcttcgatttatcataaataatcgaaattacaaagatagatcaacatgaaattaaaattacatattgttaaacacgggtagttgaggatgagtcaacattttgataacatcggctcccgatctttgaagtttcgcatccaactcgatcggacccttcgaagaaaatcgatcAAAAGTTGTCCACATaatcgctaaatcttcgtcgttcttgacttcaaatggggtgaactGGACCTCTCCCTCGTCGTCAAGTGAAGGCGAacggtactcaagcttgacaaccttccgattttcTGGGTATTGCAAGAGAGAGTTAAGCGACGATATCAATTCCCCGAAATGGTGTGTCGCACGAGAACCTAAATTGGAACATCATCAGGTAACTACTGCTGAAGTATACAAAAgtaaggtgggggtaggtttgagTCATTGCTGTTTGGAGAGGGTTTGAGTTTTTGTTTGgagaaaaatgaatgaaatagtgaaggagggaaaaggTATATGAAATGTGTTTTTGAAGATGCATTTACGAAAAAACATCTGACAGTTTAA encodes:
- the LOC131650441 gene encoding stemmadenine O-acetyltransferase-like; this translates as MDITITSKETIKPSFPTPNEHKHFKLCLFDQLQLVTYLPMVMFYPKKEGLTEISHFIAQLKKSLSETLTIFYPVAGRRKNHTFITCNDEGAIYLEAKVNQTMVEFLNPPKLEFLNKLLPCEPNKMHQNIGEEEDLPQVLVQVNIFNCGGVAIGTCNLHTLLDGCSGSLFQTTWAAICRGRSIDELPCPDFLSASSFFPPNDNLILHDHVGKNDNEVQKKCSTRRFVFGLEAINALRAKVKDDDYIDSDNENDHERSKSPTRYEVLAGFIWKHMTLACKMEGGVDSKRPALAIHVVDMRRRMGEPFSKYTIGNILWPVMVFCEEVNEESDIKYLVRICKEKFGKVSRELFIRVKNDTSMLGSNECVDLPQGVETKCPIPVVLTSWCGLNFSELDFGWGKPYWVGVRGGDQETLPNVAVIMETDEGMEAWLTMEMEHIGNLENDMEFLRLALPNPSVSNI